Proteins encoded within one genomic window of Nonomuraea gerenzanensis:
- a CDS encoding siphovirus ReqiPepy6 Gp37-like family protein encodes MPKFLVETRDRDLKRTGVIERYTLLDVIPRWCDVGSWSITVPYGSSEADLLEPGRGVVIWVDGHDEPVLSGPVTRIKHEWSDTEPGGGVVTFSGSSDELALWKRVTYPQPALSIASQTIDTYRGSGLAGPAIASLVDLNAGPGARASRRIPGLEVVPSLLGTPIQFTSRFDVLGEKVRELATSQGLGFRVVQTSAATLAFEIYRPRDRAGSVVFSHVLGNLQDFSYVLQAPEANRFFLAAQGEGRLRYILPYIENSLEVPGVSADPYEIIDNPTPPATPWLRYWAERFVDRRDIPLAYNASRQVINAEAGTPATDDELKAMQTAADEESVDFAEAGSLSITPIHTPELLFGRDYFLGDRISIEINGQYLTDVLREVRLTDSHTGGPVIRPVVGSDGATETPLLYRQVRKLWASLRKLEARR; translated from the coding sequence GTGCCTAAGTTCCTTGTAGAGACACGCGACAGAGATCTCAAGCGCACTGGCGTCATCGAGCGGTACACGCTCCTCGACGTCATCCCGCGCTGGTGTGACGTTGGCTCCTGGTCGATCACCGTTCCGTACGGTTCCTCGGAAGCAGACCTGCTTGAACCCGGCCGCGGAGTAGTCATCTGGGTCGACGGCCATGACGAGCCAGTGTTGTCCGGGCCTGTGACACGAATCAAGCACGAGTGGTCCGACACGGAGCCCGGCGGCGGTGTTGTCACCTTCTCAGGCTCCAGCGACGAGCTGGCCCTGTGGAAGCGAGTCACCTACCCGCAGCCCGCCCTGTCGATCGCGAGCCAGACCATCGACACCTACAGGGGCTCAGGCCTCGCCGGTCCTGCCATAGCAAGTCTCGTTGACTTGAACGCTGGCCCCGGTGCCCGCGCTAGTCGACGCATACCAGGCCTCGAGGTCGTCCCCTCACTCCTCGGAACCCCCATCCAGTTCACCAGCAGGTTCGACGTGCTCGGCGAGAAGGTCCGCGAGCTGGCGACCTCTCAAGGTCTCGGGTTCAGAGTGGTGCAGACGAGCGCGGCCACATTGGCCTTCGAGATCTATCGCCCCAGGGACCGCGCGGGAAGCGTGGTGTTCTCTCACGTTCTGGGCAACCTTCAGGACTTCTCCTATGTGTTGCAGGCACCCGAGGCGAACCGATTCTTCCTTGCCGCCCAGGGCGAGGGGCGTCTGCGCTACATCCTTCCGTACATCGAGAACAGTCTCGAAGTCCCTGGCGTGAGCGCTGACCCCTACGAGATCATCGACAACCCCACACCGCCGGCTACTCCGTGGCTCCGCTACTGGGCAGAACGGTTCGTCGACCGACGAGACATTCCACTGGCCTACAACGCCAGCCGACAGGTCATCAACGCCGAGGCTGGCACACCTGCTACGGACGACGAACTCAAGGCGATGCAGACGGCCGCGGACGAAGAGTCTGTGGACTTCGCCGAGGCAGGGTCACTGTCTATCACTCCGATCCACACCCCCGAGCTCTTGTTTGGGCGGGATTACTTCCTTGGCGACCGAATCTCTATTGAGATCAACGGCCAGTATCTGACTGACGTTCTGCGCGAAGTCCGATTGACCGACTCTCACACTGGCGGCCCAGTCATTAGGCCTGTCGTCGGTTCTGATGGCGCTACTGAGACGCCTTTGCTCTATAGGCAGGTCCGCAAGTTGTGGGCTTCGCTCCGCAAGCTTGAAGCTCGACGCTGA
- a CDS encoding peptidoglycan-binding domain-containing protein, with protein sequence MLRASDVIKEAKRYEGTREKATNKTDFGREWGWNGVAWCMIYLNIMFKRAYDRAGSPEPKAHAAELVPWTASCYNAVQWFKKRNQWSQTPKKGSLVFFGPNGSTHVELVIEVHDTYLKTIGGNTGGTYGGKYHDGDGVYIKTLPRNSTRIYGYGHPKYASEVNPVTGPIYDAPSYPGKLLRLGSKSRFLTKWQRQMKARGWSIQVDGIFGPETLGVVKRLQEKAGLAVDGVIGPKTWAAAWA encoded by the coding sequence TTGTTACGAGCTTCCGACGTTATTAAGGAAGCGAAGAGGTACGAGGGTACCCGAGAGAAGGCCACCAATAAGACGGACTTCGGCCGCGAATGGGGCTGGAACGGCGTCGCCTGGTGCATGATCTATCTAAACATCATGTTCAAGCGGGCGTACGACAGAGCCGGAAGCCCCGAACCAAAGGCCCACGCCGCCGAGCTGGTTCCGTGGACAGCGAGTTGCTACAACGCCGTCCAGTGGTTCAAGAAGCGCAACCAGTGGTCCCAGACCCCTAAGAAGGGGTCGCTCGTCTTCTTCGGACCAAACGGGTCCACCCACGTCGAGCTCGTCATAGAAGTGCATGACACCTATCTGAAGACGATCGGCGGCAACACCGGCGGCACCTACGGCGGGAAGTACCACGATGGGGACGGCGTCTACATCAAAACGCTTCCTCGCAACAGCACCAGGATTTACGGCTACGGCCACCCGAAGTACGCCTCTGAGGTGAATCCGGTGACCGGCCCTATCTACGATGCGCCCTCCTACCCCGGCAAGTTGCTGCGGCTCGGCTCCAAGTCCCGCTTCCTCACGAAGTGGCAGAGGCAGATGAAGGCCCGCGGCTGGTCGATCCAAGTGGACGGCATCTTCGGTCCCGAGACCTTGGGCGTGGTGAAGCGCCTCCAGGAGAAGGCCGGCCTCGCGGTGGACGGAGTCATCGGCCCTAAGACCTGGGCAGCGGCCTGGGCCTAG
- a CDS encoding recombinase family protein: MVKRALAFIKTEPGCGMEPSQMACVDRLAQERGWEIVEYVISDQQINTEWLIPRADDFDALLAADSRYLTRSAGRLDHLVRWCETHGKVIATSDITTDTAMGKAVAGIMSVMMELEQETALKEIARTGTLACPSAEVVDWAAPSDGSPLLLKIHPLTISLPVDEIQERADASEFLDSLIEAAQELRSSIPEGLGESDS; this comes from the coding sequence ATGGTTAAACGGGCACTGGCCTTCATCAAGACGGAGCCAGGGTGCGGTATGGAGCCATCTCAGATGGCCTGCGTTGATCGACTGGCGCAGGAGAGGGGTTGGGAGATCGTTGAGTACGTGATAAGCGACCAGCAGATCAACACCGAGTGGCTGATACCTCGAGCGGATGACTTTGACGCACTGCTCGCCGCGGACTCGCGCTACCTGACAAGGAGTGCCGGGCGCTTGGACCACCTTGTGAGGTGGTGCGAGACTCACGGCAAGGTGATCGCCACCAGCGACATCACCACCGACACTGCGATGGGCAAGGCCGTGGCCGGCATCATGAGTGTGATGATGGAGCTCGAGCAGGAGACAGCCCTCAAAGAGATCGCCCGCACCGGAACGCTGGCATGCCCGAGCGCTGAAGTGGTCGACTGGGCAGCGCCGAGTGATGGATCACCGCTGCTGCTGAAGATTCACCCCCTTACGATCTCTCTGCCTGTGGACGAGATCCAGGAGCGCGCCGATGCCAGCGAGTTCCTTGACTCCCTCATCGAGGCTGCGCAAGAGCTGCGCAGCAGCATCCCCGAAGGGCTGGGCGAGAGCGACTCATGA
- a CDS encoding histone-like nucleoid-structuring protein Lsr2: MAKRIVESFIDDIDGTDAEGTTTFALDGTSYEIDLSGKNREKLEKALAPYLTKARAVRAERPARLRRGAATRTRAMSREQSADIRQWAKANGLPVSERGRIAASVVEQYEAAH; encoded by the coding sequence ATGGCAAAGCGGATCGTTGAGTCGTTCATCGACGACATCGACGGAACTGACGCCGAAGGAACCACCACGTTCGCCCTCGACGGCACGAGCTACGAAATTGACCTGTCGGGAAAGAACAGGGAGAAGCTTGAGAAGGCTCTCGCGCCTTACCTGACCAAGGCGCGAGCCGTTCGTGCTGAGCGGCCTGCTCGTCTGCGGCGCGGGGCTGCGACGCGGACGCGAGCCATGAGCCGCGAGCAGAGCGCCGACATTCGCCAGTGGGCGAAGGCGAACGGTCTGCCGGTGAGCGAGCGCGGCCGGATCGCGGCTTCGGTGGTGGAGCAGTACGAAGCAGCTCACTAA
- a CDS encoding DUF3987 domain-containing protein, with product MDLANRPTPDEAVYTGLLGRMTKELAPHTEADPVGVLASLMSYFSTAIGAKPHIRLEGPAKHPLTFWSLLCGVTGDGRKGTATGMAAEVFSRVDDEWMTKHHYSGFPQSGPALISSMRDMAYEAGWTEDTIEIDGKGNAVAGALLPGYPILYVKEEWAEVMMTCRGDKGLGEAIRLGWQSSRLVNNTKKDGVISVNKPHMAVIGHVTPEEFKSCLSPAELAGGTFNRFMLLYVERARSLSRGGGLEDDDFTEMAKRLGDAVAFASKAGRVEFNEDCWEYWDSNIYEVLPNLSKDSEVMRGFCARSLGYVKRMAALYALSDKRTIIRLKDLKAAEAMFRYCIASVQFVMMSETQTSTHGNVTRMVEVGINANPAHGDPEVMARIVQAVKDAGEEGAVTQELYAALPKSDKTGKYKKAQLEAATALAMEKGLVQRFKLPSTGGRPAFMLLYSGPDEWTPDSDTPEKAAAEKRQTATVSAASTPARVERKSSAAPVPAEPSAQPRVSVRPIRTSAKPTTTKKVNGHDPLLDLFS from the coding sequence ATGGACCTGGCCAACAGGCCAACGCCTGACGAGGCTGTCTACACCGGCCTGCTTGGCCGGATGACGAAAGAGCTGGCTCCCCACACAGAGGCGGATCCGGTCGGCGTACTTGCTTCCCTGATGAGCTACTTCAGCACCGCCATCGGCGCGAAGCCGCACATCCGGCTTGAGGGACCGGCGAAGCACCCACTCACCTTCTGGAGCCTCCTGTGCGGAGTAACGGGGGACGGAAGAAAGGGGACAGCGACCGGCATGGCGGCTGAGGTGTTCAGCCGAGTCGACGACGAGTGGATGACCAAACACCACTACTCGGGGTTCCCCCAGTCGGGCCCGGCTCTGATCTCATCCATGCGGGACATGGCGTATGAGGCAGGCTGGACCGAAGACACGATCGAGATCGACGGCAAGGGCAACGCGGTCGCTGGTGCGCTGTTGCCCGGATACCCAATCCTCTACGTCAAGGAAGAGTGGGCGGAGGTCATGATGACCTGCCGCGGGGACAAGGGCCTCGGCGAGGCCATCCGCCTCGGCTGGCAGTCGAGCCGACTCGTGAACAACACGAAGAAGGACGGCGTCATCTCCGTCAACAAGCCCCACATGGCTGTGATCGGTCACGTCACGCCCGAGGAGTTCAAGTCATGTCTCAGCCCCGCCGAGCTCGCGGGCGGCACCTTCAACCGGTTCATGTTGCTCTACGTGGAGCGGGCACGGTCGCTGTCGCGCGGCGGAGGACTTGAGGACGACGACTTCACCGAGATGGCGAAGCGCCTGGGCGACGCGGTGGCGTTCGCGTCCAAGGCCGGGCGTGTCGAGTTCAACGAAGACTGCTGGGAGTATTGGGACAGCAACATCTACGAGGTGCTGCCGAACCTGTCGAAAGACTCCGAGGTCATGCGCGGCTTCTGCGCCCGCTCCCTCGGCTACGTCAAGCGCATGGCCGCCCTGTACGCACTCTCGGACAAGCGGACGATCATCCGGCTGAAGGACCTGAAGGCGGCCGAGGCGATGTTCCGATACTGCATCGCCTCGGTTCAGTTCGTCATGATGAGCGAGACGCAGACCAGCACGCACGGGAACGTGACGCGCATGGTCGAGGTGGGCATCAACGCGAACCCCGCGCATGGCGACCCCGAAGTGATGGCCCGCATCGTCCAGGCAGTCAAGGACGCGGGCGAGGAAGGAGCGGTTACACAAGAGCTGTACGCCGCCCTGCCGAAATCCGACAAGACGGGCAAATACAAGAAGGCGCAGTTGGAAGCCGCCACAGCGCTGGCCATGGAGAAGGGCCTCGTGCAGCGGTTCAAGCTCCCGAGCACAGGCGGGAGGCCCGCGTTCATGCTGCTCTACTCCGGTCCCGACGAATGGACCCCAGACTCGGACACTCCCGAGAAGGCAGCCGCTGAGAAGCGCCAGACGGCCACGGTGTCGGCCGCGTCGACGCCCGCCAGGGTGGAAAGAAAGTCGTCGGCCGCCCCTGTACCTGCCGAGCCGTCTGCACAACCGAGAGTGAGCGTTCGGCCCATCCGAACCTCTGCGAAGCCTACGACCACGAAGAAGGTGAATGGGCATGACCCGCTTCTCGACCTCTTCTCCTGA